The genomic window GCAACCAGTCAGCTGAAACTATTTCTACACCTGATCAGCTCTGTCACTGTGGACACCTCCCTGTTACCTCTGCTTCAGAGTCCCGGACTTGTTGCTTCAGCTCCTTCTGTTCTGCTCTCAGCTCCCACAGCAAGTTGTACAGATGGAGCATGTTCTTGTGTTTCTCTGAGGACCACGGCTGGAAGCAGAAAAGTCAgtgaaaaacagcagcactttCTAGGTGTTCTGATCTCTCACAGGATCAGGTACTCTGCTGGCAGAAACTGGCATAATCCTGCTACAGTCAATAAAGCAACATTAATTTCCATCATTGAAACATCAAAACCATGGTCAGCATGGGTTTATCagacttcatttttatttggaatCCATCCATAATGCCGGCCAGATGGCACATCTTGCACTTTGCTGATGCTGCTGTTTTATAGTTGGAATGAAATGAGATGAATAGGAATGTATAGCAATAGAGATGAAAAAATGGGATTCCAGCAATGGTGTTCTGTGTATTCTCCCCagtgggaaacagaaaattaaaaaaaaacaatgtaatattaaaaaaaatccctatttgTAATCtctgtttggttttcttaaGTGTAATTGTGCAGCATGACTGCAGAATTTACTGACAGGCTTCTGCCTCTGGTTACAGACTCACACTGATGCTGTTAATGGGGTGATCCCTCACCCTTGATGAGATTATTTGGCTTAATGGCAGCACACCACTTCTTCTGGAATATCTTTTATTTAAgcctatctatctatctatctatctatctatctatctatctatctatctatctatctatctatccatctatccatcTGCTATGTATTAAGCCTCATCTTGTTCTGCAGAGTAAACATTGGGAGATTTAAGGAATGATAGGACCCACAAAGTCCGTGACAGAAACAGAACCAGAACACAAGTGTctgcctttgctgctctgtTCTTGAAGAGGGAACAACAGAGGAAATTTCAGCTTCCCTGCCATCAATCTGCAGAactgagcccagcagctgctgaaccTGCATTTTGCAGGATCCCAGGGGATGTGGAGTCTGCCTGATGACCAAATCTGAGAAGATGATCTCAGGCATGGCTAGAGCAGACCTGTCATGTCACATTATGTCCTGCACTCCCAGTCACTCCCAGCATGGCAGCCCATCTCCTGGGCTGCTGGTATTGTCAGCCTGGAGGTGTGCAGGTGGAGTAGAGGGGTAGCATGAAGTATGCCACACTTCTGGCTCTTTCACTAACACTGACCTTTGTGTCTTGTGGTCTTCATACCTGGTATTTGACAGTGTTTTCTCTGCTCAGGAAGATTTcatcttctctcttctccctccctaTTACTCTGCAGAAAACCACCTTTGAGGCAATGGTGTCATGAAGCTCAAGGTGATATGTCAGCTGGATGATATCATCTATGACCATAAAGATACGTTCTTCTATATCTTCATCAGCAGGcttttctggatttctgtggaaataCTCCTTGATTTGCTAATGGAGAGtgaaaaaaagatacagaaacaaCTTAGACAACACAAAACTGGCAAATTTACAGATTTGGGTAAAACCCCAAGGTAAAAATTGGGCTCTTCTGCCTTGACTTGCATCTCTTGGCCAATGGTCCAACTGTTCTTGCCTATgtcttaaaaaacccaaccacatAGCTGCTTAAAGCAATACAGAAGTGTCCTATTTGTGGAGCAGAGTATGCTTTCCAAGCTACAAGTTAGTTTGGGATGCATCCCTGCCTGAGGGAACTGCAGGAAGGAAGGTATTTtggagaaaagcaaagtttcccacatttcccaacagagaggaagaaaaggtaGCATGTTCAGTGCTGCTCCAAAGACAGGCCATTGCATGGCTCTGTCTTGGCAAGTGAAGTGTCTGAGCCATACATACTGCCAGATGTCAgatttcctcctcctgttcTGCAAACCAGACCTGACAAGAGGAAGATTACCTGCCCGTAACAAATCAGAGTGATGGGACAATTCATCAGGAACCTGAAATGATAATAGTTTGGGCTCagcacacaaaataattttcctagTTTTTAATCttgtgaaaattttgttttaaaatcatagtccgaatttttttacatttcctcTTGACACATGATTTCCAAGCCTTACTTTCCTAGTTTAATTCTAGCTGCTCAATGCAGTTCCTGACAACTGGTCACACTGTAGCTCTCTGTCAAGCAACTGTGagacacagcagctgaacaacGCTTGGAAGTCTCTTCTGGAGTTTTGCCTCAGCCATGCCCACTGAAAATGAACTGAAGCCCCAGGCAGTATGTTTTGCATAGTTTAAATATCACAGTGACACATATCTTTCTGTTCCTGCCTTGGCCATACCACTATAGGCCGGGGGTTAGCATCAGCTGCAATGCCAGCCTTTTCCGTTTTCTTGTCTCTTTCGCCAAACTCTATGTGCCGCATGTGCAGGAAGTCCTCCCGCCCCACAAAGTACTCTGTCATCTCAGTAGCATTTTCAAAACGTTTGCAGAGGCCATCAACTCGTGCCGTGTGGTAAAACTCCACTGTGTGCCCAGTCTCAGGTTCCAGTGACGTGTAGGAGTGAGCTAAGGACAAATCACACAAGTTTTCAGAGTTAGCAACTGTAATACACTCAATGTGTAGCATGTCCAGGGGAGgtctcattttcttcagctttagCAACAAATCTGATACAAGACTTATCCCCTGCTGCACAACATTGAAAGAACAAACATAATCCTAAAGAGAAAGTTTCAGCTTCTGTCAATTCTACTGATAAAAGTAGAAATCTATCACCCTGATACACATGATAAAGAAAGATACATAGGTGGAGGAGCACTGCCCAGGACTGCAAGCCACCAACCCAATTTCTACTCTTCATTGGAGATCATCTTATTTATCTACACAATTTATCCCACAAGTATCCTGACCCCCCTGCCTTTCAGCTTTGGGCTTTTGCCACTGCTAGAAGGGAGTCATGTGAAATCCCATCAGCTGCAGTGGCTGCCCAGATGAGCTGGAATACCTTTAAGAAGGAGGGGGTGTCCTGGACTGAAATGGTCTGTGATcagctgtgtttgtttgttcaCTTCTCTCATATACAACAGGTCTTTTCGGTGTTTGAACCATTCCTTCACCTCCAGTTCTTCAGTACCTGGCAGGAGACAAGTCATTTTGCAACCTTAGGTCACTCTTTTGGAGATGGCAAAATTCTGATGAGCTCTCCATGTCTGTGCCAGCACCCTGTGCTCCTGATACAGCCTCAGTGAACATGGTATGGCCACTGGAACTGCCCCTGTGCACAGGGGAATTTTGTATGTGAATCCTAATCTACATTTGAGTAGATGAATTATACCCTAAGAGGATCTATTCCTCTCCTTCAACCAGAACTACAGTAATGAGCTCAGGAGTAGAACATGACACAGCGAAGGACTAGGCAAGAGAAATTCCATTCTAAATACTTAATGATGGTATCAGGAGATTGGAGCATCACACTATCCAAGAAGGCTGAGGGCAGGACACTGTATGTCCAGTTAGGAATCTGCATGGTTTCTTGGACcagctgttaaaaaataatgttttcaagTACAGAGATATCCTCAGGCTGTAGCTGCCCCTTTCTATGGCCCCTTTTGACACCAGTGAGGAAATGAGGATAGTGACACTATTGGATCAAATTGAACCAGCCTTCCATTTCTCTGAAGACTGAAAATCCAAGCAGCTGACCTGTGACACTGAACAGTTTCACTGGTGTACAAAACAGATTGAAACTCTTGTGAAAACCTCTAGCAATGCTGGGAAGTTCAGGGGCTCAACAGACTAAGTATGATGAAGAGTTTGAGGATATGGTAAATAACTCCTCCACAaaggtgaaaggaaaatgagaaagcacAAGAGAGACTCTGGCAGAAAGGGGATCACCTCCCCCTTTCCATCAGCATGCCCCAGGCTGTTTTCTTAGTGTGTGGAGGGTGTTCATTCATCCCTCTTACGGTCTGTGTCTGCGTAGACAGTGAGGCGTTCCACCAGCCCGTCTCTATTCGCATACGCCGCCCATTTCTCCAGTTTTGCTTTATCATACAGGATCACCTTCTTCCCCTGGGAAAAGGGATTCTCATATTCTGCAGTGGGCAAGAGAGATGTCAGACAAACCAATGTCCCAAATCCACTGAAAGGTCAGCTGGGGGCAAGcaaaaggcaaaggaagaaTACCTACCTGTGCAAGACACCCTAATTCGGGCTACCCATGATAGTGGCATCTCAAAGCTCATGTCTATTTCcaccttttcctgctgaaacagaagcagagatTTGTGGTTTTGGCAGTGTCTCTTACTGTGCCAGGAGGCATTTTGGTCCTGGTGAACCACAGTGATCAGAGCTCAGCTCTTGcaaggctctgctctggggagcacCATGGTACAGCTATGACAGCACATCCCTACTCAAGCCTGATGAAATTATCTTCTCCTGGCTACTGCTCATGCTGGCAGGGAATGGATGTGGCAATCACCAAAATGATCAGATTATTTTATGTAGACCCTGGAGGACTCCTTGCTCCCTGGTTATGGGCACAGGCTGAGAAGAGGAGATAGAAAGAGGGAATTATTATTTGCATTCCTCCGTCCGGTTTTGCGGGTGCAATGCCTGTTTTATCATGCTGTCTTCTTCCAGTAGGGCATTTTTTGCTTCTAGTATGTGGAATGTTTTGTATATTAGAGGTCACatattatttctgcatttggtTGGCAGGTCTACCTTGCATCCAGGAAGGGAAGGTGACCACCATAGAAAGAATGTCCATAAAATtctcattctgcatttttaaaaatgatttcaTCCCAAAGGCCAATGCACTGGAGGCTTACAGAGATCCCTAGCCACTTATGACACCTGAAGTACCACTTGGAGTCCTGCTTCAGAAAGCACCAGAACTCTTCTAGACTGAGAAGGAATCTAAACCTGGCCAGAGTAGAAGGGATCTGACCTGGAGagggcagcaggcaggcagacaTTCATGGGCTTATGGACACATGGGCTCCATACAGGGTCCCCACTGCTCAAGAGCTTCTCTTGGGTCACTCACCATCTCATCCATGTCCTCCTTAGGTGACTCTGTGGGCAACTGTGAGGGCTCATTGCTCtctgaaaacataatttccCAGCAGAAAGAATCACTCAAATCAAAGCTGAGATCCTAGGGCATACAGGAAAAACTCTTTTTACTAAAGGGCATTGTCAAAGGCCTGACACTAAACTTGACCACTGCATCAAGATGTCTGCGGTGCTCTGGACCTGCCTGGGTGTCAGAGACTTTAAGAACTCTAGAGATCTGGACCTCAGTGAGGGGAGCTCCTAAACCCTTGGCTGGCTGGTGGAGCCCCAAAGACAGTCTCTGTGCCTAGAGACAGTTGCCTAGATAGGGGTTGCCTAGAGGTTGCAGGACCCCTTCCTTGTGGTGCCTCATCCTCAGATGAGAGGAAGTGGCTGGAAATGCTtctgcctccttccccagggCAAGCTGATCTAACTCAGACCCTCACCTCCCAGACTTTGCATCTGCTGGGGAGTAGCTGAGGTGTGTAAGGAAGAGCCTAATCAAGATCTTACCTGCTGTGAGTAAGATGTGATCCTGGACTTCCTCAGGACTCAGGTTAGCCCAGCTGTCCCTCACGTGCCCAGGGTACCAAGGGCTTCCTACCTTGCAGCCTTTCCGGCAGTCCTGCAGGTTCACCCAGTAGTTCCTGTGGTTCCAGATGCTCTCAATCCCAAGGAAGCACTCATCCATAGTGCTGTGGTGATTCCCCGTGAAGGGGTTGATGAAGAAGGTCTCGGGAACCTTCCTCTTCCCAGACAGAACCAGAACCCAGGCATGTACCCGTAAGCCATGCAAAGGGTCTCGCTTGGGCTTTCCCACCTCCTGTGGCACAGAGGATAGAGCAACAATTATTGCTGTTTTATTGACACTTTAATCCAACCCAAGGACAATCTTATCTTTTCCTCTGCCCACTTCTAAAGAACTCCAGGGACTTAATGCTCTTTAAGAGTGAGGTAGTGCATACCCAGCACATGTTAATGTGCTGGCACACACTGTGTTCCTGGAGGCCAAGTGCTCATGGCCATGATCAAGGTCGTGTCATACTTCACAGAGGGTGTGAGCTCCTCTCTTTAGCCACCCATTACCTGTGTCTCAGCTCTTCTTCCTGGAGCTCACAGGAAGGTGAACCTTGCTAACTCACCATGAGCACCTCCTCTTcactttcctccttttctgcagattcagtttcttcctccttcttggCCTGCTGCTGAAGCAAAAACTTACTCTGCGGTTCTAAAGGGTACTTAATTCTATACTTGTTGGGATCCTCCTCTTCTGGTACCTGCAAAAGCAGGGTATTACTGTGAAACCCACTGGAGATCAAAAGAAGGAAGTAAATATATAGCTTACAGGTACCTCCCAGTGCCCAGCATTTGGCTGTTTGCAATATTGCACCTGGTGAGCAAAAATTCAGTGGAGCCAAAAAAGACCTTGTAAGGAACTGTAGAAAGTCACTCAAAAGATTCCTTTGGTGAGGTCCCTGGTACAGACTGAAACCCAGTGTGAACCTGAAGCTGTTCCCCCTagctcagctctggagctcaCTGGACATGAACTGTCCATGAACACAGCTGAGTATGTGTGCTGggctcctccctgcccactCACTGCAGGTCTCACCTCCGGGGGCTTCCTGAGCAGTGGGCACAGCTCCTGAGTCTGGTCCAGGGAGCACATCTCGAGGGTGGCATATCCATGTACACAGTAGGCATCATAGCCAGCCCCGATCAGCAGggaacacagcagcacagtgaagTCAAAGCAGTTCCCTCGCTGGTATTTCAGAATGGTGGTTGGGGAATAGAGTGAACTGGGCTTGAAAGAGAGAGATACATGTTCACAGTGCTTGTCTTGTGGAGCTGAAACACACAccaggcagagagcagggcagagaggcaTTGCCCACATCCCTGGGCTCTGCACCCTTAGGGAATCTGTTATATAACATTCCTTTAAAAGCCACAGACTCTAAAACTCCCCTCCAAAGTGATCTGGGGAAACTGGTGACAAATTTAACCACAGGAAGGGACGGACATCACAAACTTATCAAACTGCTGAAAACCTAACACTAATCACAATCCTGGAATGGGATTCCCCTCTATCTCCTGCTATTCTGTCTACAGTCCTTCCAAGGAAAATACCCATAAGCTAAATTATAGTTCACAGGAGGAAACATATTTCCTTCTGGCCCTCACTGGTGAGCAATAAAAAGTATAAGTACACACAAACTGCATACAGAGAGGTTCTACTCCAACTCACTTCTCAGACATCACCTAAGGTGATCAAGGCAGTCTCCATCTGCTAAATGGAGATACCTTCTGTGTGGTTACAAGGTGCCAGAGCTCCTCTTGAGACACTGGGACTCTTGGGACAGCCTGTGGCTGGCATAGATTGTTTAGGTCACTCTGCAGTCCTTGCTAGCAAGGAGTGTCTTCTCTTAGCTGATTCTCATCAAGAAtttgctccagctctggcatcATCTCTTTTTGCTAACCTAGAAATCTCCCTTCAGCCATCCCAAAACATCCCAAAATATGAGAATAGAAATGTCTAGAAGTCCCTAAGAACCAGTCACTGAGGTCAAGTATCATCCCCTAGGATTGACAGGGTTCCAAGATGTCTTGGTTCTAGGAGGGGAAGCTTGTCAGCCATTTCCTCTCacagtgctccagctgctcatcTGGGCTGCCTGAAAGCAAGGTCTGGTCTTGAAGAAATGGTGCTCAATTACTTAAAAGTTACCACACTGAACATGCACTGGGACTGTGGGTCCAAGAGAATGCACAGGGTCTGAGAAAATCAGGGGGTGGCCTAAAGAGTGAAGGGATGGTGAAAGTGTCAAAGACCTTTGTGATCCCAGCCACTGGAACTTCCCCACTGTGTCCCCCTGAAAGGCCCTTGTGTCACCTCTGTTATgtctctgctggggctgcagccccttTCTTACCGGTGTGAGTGGGCACTTGAGGGGCTCCATGATGAGGTAGTCACAGACAAAGCTGGCACAGCCTGACCAGTAGTACATGtctgggaaaggcagcagggtTGGCCTCACTGTTGTGCTCACAAACTTCTGAAGGGCAACACAAGGAGTTTGGTTAGCCAACAGGCCCTTGGAAGTCTCCTGTCCAAAGTCATCCTCAGACCACCCCTGGATGTTGCAGATCAAATTCAGGATCTTTCTACAGCATATCAACAGCATCAATATCCCTTCTCTCCAGTTCCAAGATGAAAATTTCATGGGGTTGGGAGGCTGTCTGCTTGCCTGTGGCTGAAACTTCAACCTCATCTCAGACACATCCAAGATGTGAGCCAGTTCTCTTAATTTTCAAGCAAGTCAAATAGCTAGTGCCTTTTCTGGCTCTTACATCCTCtagcatttttatttaccttGCATGTTAATGATACA from Parus major isolate Abel chromosome 11, Parus_major1.1, whole genome shotgun sequence includes these protein-coding regions:
- the DRC7 gene encoding dynein regulatory complex subunit 7 isoform X1 yields the protein MEALEETEEVEKTPEDEISSNISDFLDDPETDAAEKKASVSNDEPDFDWSSIDTSLLPSSYKTNSQQEKELLQLADHFFQQYSHLCPDRKPLFIYPVNECGVQKFVSTTVRPTLLPFPDMYYWSGCASFVCDYLIMEPLKCPLTPPSSLYSPTTILKYQRGNCFDFTVLLCSLLIGAGYDAYCVHGYATLEMCSLDQTQELCPLLRKPPEVPEEEDPNKYRIKYPLEPQSKFLLQQQAKKEEETESAEKEESEEEVLMEVGKPKRDPLHGLRVHAWVLVLSGKRKVPETFFINPFTGNHHSTMDECFLGIESIWNHRNYWVNLQDCRKGCKDLSFDLSDSFCWEIMFSESNEPSQLPTESPKEDMDEMQEKVEIDMSFEMPLSWVARIRVSCTEYENPFSQGKKVILYDKAKLEKWAAYANRDGLVERLTVYADTDRTEELEVKEWFKHRKDLLYMREVNKQTQLITDHFSPGHPLLLKAHSYTSLEPETGHTVEFYHTARVDGLCKRFENATEMTEYFVGREDFLHMRHIEFGERDKKTEKAGIAADANPRPIVQIKEYFHRNPEKPADEDIEERIFMVIDDIIQLTYHLELHDTIASKVVFCRVIGREKREDEIFLSRENTVKYQPWSSEKHKNMLHLYNLLWELRAEQKELKQQVRDSEAEMLNILMVREGEEASIKLTVPMSNIAKRGQRCEAMVLEEEQKSSHSSLENKSQRIGGEDESLAHHTATNSTL
- the DRC7 gene encoding dynein regulatory complex subunit 7 isoform X3, yielding MYYWSGCASFVCDYLIMEPLKCPLTPPSSLYSPTTILKYQRGNCFDFTVLLCSLLIGAGYDAYCVHGYATLEMCSLDQTQELCPLLRKPPEVPEEEDPNKYRIKYPLEPQSKFLLQQQAKKEEETESAEKEESEEEVLMEVGKPKRDPLHGLRVHAWVLVLSGKRKVPETFFINPFTGNHHSTMDECFLGIESIWNHRNYWVNLQDCRKGCKDLSFDLSDSFCWEIMFSESNEPSQLPTESPKEDMDEMQEKVEIDMSFEMPLSWVARIRVSCTEYENPFSQGKKVILYDKAKLEKWAAYANRDGLVERLTVYADTDRTEELEVKEWFKHRKDLLYMREVNKQTQLITDHFSPGHPLLLKAHSYTSLEPETGHTVEFYHTARVDGLCKRFENATEMTEYFVGREDFLHMRHIEFGERDKKTEKAGIAADANPRPIVQIKEYFHRNPEKPADEDIEERIFMVIDDIIQLTYHLELHDTIASKVVFCRVIGREKREDEIFLSRENTVKYQPWSSEKHKNMLHLYNLLWELRAEQKELKQQVRDSEAEMLNILMVREGEEASIKLTVPMSNIAKRGQRCEAMVLEEEQKSSHSSLENKSQRIGGEDESLAHHTATNSTL
- the DRC7 gene encoding dynein regulatory complex subunit 7 isoform X2 codes for the protein MEALEETEEVEKTPEDEISSNISDFLDDPETDAAEKKASVSNDEPDFDWSSIDTSLLPSSYKTNSQQEKELLQLADHFFQQYSHLCPDRKPLFIYPVNECGVQKFVSTTVRPTLLPFPDMYYWSGCASFVCDYLIMEPLKCPLTPPSSLYSPTTILKYQRGNCFDFTVLLCSLLIGAGYDAYCVHGYATLEMCSLDQTQELCPLLRKPPEVPEEEDPNKYRIKYPLEPQSKFLLQQQAKKEEETESAEKEESEEEVLMEVGKPKRDPLHGLRVHAWVLVLSGKRKVPETFFINPFTGNHHSTMDECFLGIESIWNHRNYWVNLQDCRKGCKDLSFDLSDSFCWEIMFSESNEPSQLPTESPKEDMDEMEKVEIDMSFEMPLSWVARIRVSCTEYENPFSQGKKVILYDKAKLEKWAAYANRDGLVERLTVYADTDRTEELEVKEWFKHRKDLLYMREVNKQTQLITDHFSPGHPLLLKAHSYTSLEPETGHTVEFYHTARVDGLCKRFENATEMTEYFVGREDFLHMRHIEFGERDKKTEKAGIAADANPRPIVQIKEYFHRNPEKPADEDIEERIFMVIDDIIQLTYHLELHDTIASKVVFCRVIGREKREDEIFLSRENTVKYQPWSSEKHKNMLHLYNLLWELRAEQKELKQQVRDSEAEMLNILMVREGEEASIKLTVPMSNIAKRGQRCEAMVLEEEQKSSHSSLENKSQRIGGEDESLAHHTATNSTL